A stretch of DNA from Acidobacteriota bacterium:
GACGAGATCCATCAGTACTACGTCCCAGGCAGGGATGCATGCTTCTCCGATTTCCTCACCGACGTCGCGGGGATAGTCGTGGGAGCGCTCTTCATCATCCTTTATCAGAGATATTCGATCCTCAGATCGCATCGATCCCTCGTTAAGAAAGTTCCTGATCCTTCTCTATTGAAATCCGATCCGGAAAAAGGGCACGAATGATGCTTTCAGGAAAATAACTGGTTCGATTTATTGGTTATGATGTTAAAATCATCTTTGTAGTAAACGTTATAATGCAAAAGGGGAATGGTGATGAGCAGACGAATAGCCGTTGTTCCGGGAGACGGGATCGGGGTGGACGTCACGCGGGAAGCCCGGAGAGTCCTGGAAACAGTCTCAATGATCTTCGCCCTTGACCTGAAGTTTAGCGAATATGATTACGGAGCCGATAGGTATCTCAGGACCGGAGAAACCCTTCCAGAAGGGGCCATAGAAGAATTCAAAACATGCGATGCCATCTTCATGGGTGCTTTTGGAGATCCCAGGGTCCCGGACATGAAACACGCCACCGACATCCTGCTCGGTTCTAGATTCAAGCTGGACCTCTATGCAAACCAGAGACCCGTCCGGCTCCTCTGCGATCGGTTGTCCCCGCTCAAGGGGAGAGGCAGAGAGGATATAGATTTCGTCGTTTTCAGGGAGAACACGGAAGGTCTCTATGTGGGATTAGGGGGGATCTTCAAGAAGGGAACTACCGATGAGATCGCGATTCAGGAAGATGTCAACACGAGGAAAGGAGTCGAGCGGATCATCCGTTACGCCTTCGATTATGCCAGGAAGAATAACAGAACGAAAGTTACAATGAGCGATAAGAGCAATGCTCTCAGGTACGGTCACGACATCTGGCAGCGGGTA
This window harbors:
- a CDS encoding 3-isopropylmalate dehydrogenase — its product is MSRRIAVVPGDGIGVDVTREARRVLETVSMIFALDLKFSEYDYGADRYLRTGETLPEGAIEEFKTCDAIFMGAFGDPRVPDMKHATDILLGSRFKLDLYANQRPVRLLCDRLSPLKGRGREDIDFVVFRENTEGLYVGLGGIFKKGTTDEIAIQEDVNTRKGVERIIRYAFDYARKNNRTKVTMSDKSNALRYGHDIWQRVFWSVSKEYPGIVAEHMYIDALAMQMIKNPAQFEVIVTCNMFGDIITDIGAQLQGGLGMAASGNINPEGVSMFEPVHGSAPKYAGKNLANPLGAILTVQMMLEHLSLNEPASLVEKAVVSAIETMNCPREVGGNLGTSETGDYIISYMKKAS